The window GTAAAGTAGTATTACAACAATACGACGGTCGTTTAATAGGACCAGATACTTAACAATTTCTTTTATGTTACCATTTATACCTGTATACATTTTTacagtacatatgtatgtaaataaacatatttttaaatatgttattatCATAAACTCACTAAAAACATACACACATACGTAATGTCTGTGTTAAAATAACATTGCACATTTATTTATAACCGAAATTAGCTATAGGTTACAGGCATAAATAAGACTAATTAAATATATGTCAACATACTAAACTGTCTGTTTCTCATACataaatattgtatttcaattggAAACAGCGGTTGTTTGTTAAATCATTATTATCTACATTGGGCGTTGCGTGTGCTTTCTGCTCTGATATGCCTGCATTGAAATCCGCACTTTGGCTTGGAAAGCGGTATatctgtaatataaaataatcgtTATTTCATTTCTGGTTTGTCTATAACGGATAGATTGCAAATAAATCATTAGAGGAGTATACTTTCTCCATTATACAGCCTGCCTGTCTGCCTGCATGCCTGCCTGTCCGTCCGTCTGTCCGTTTGAGGTAGCTGCTTCGTTTCAATACATTATCTGCAAGATTTATTGTACTAGAAAATGTAAATGATTTCGTAcagtgtatttcaattttttctgtTTACTACAAATTACTTCAAATATCAGTATTAGCATTGTAAGATAATTAATTGCTACCATAACTAATTATTCTTCTTAGTTTATATACTTTCTTCTAATTTGCTTTGTTAAACCGTTTTTAAGTATTATTTCACAAACCTATCAAATAAAGTAGTGTAtagtattttttaaatgattgtttCAAAACGAAATAGCTACTTTGAGCAATTTAAACATCAATTATTTACCTACAATACATGGATTAGTGAAATCTTTTTACTAATTATTATCTTTCGCCTATGCTTAACATGCAGCATAAAGGATAGCAGAGCAGCACCGCAGCATTGCAGGCTAAAATAAAAGCATCTCAAGTGCAATAAGTATGATAGCAGTCTCTACATCGAATACGACGTGTTACAACCAACAAGTCTCATTGGTGGAGACAGTGagcataaaaatgaaaaaaaaaaaaagaaacaaaaaagaaaaagactcAGGGCTGGTACTTCGTTTCTATATTATTCTGAATTGTGCAAGTCTTTTTCTTCCGGTTCGAGATCCTACTCGTTCCTTTGTTTTCATTGCTGTTTAAATGATTACCATGCGTCTCGTCGATTATTATTCCCCAAGTTATTGAACCCCTGTGTACGGTTTCAACATGAATATTATTGCGCAGTATATATGTTTACACGGGAGCgctaaatatttaataacaagttGTATCATGAACATAATTACAACCACCTGACGTGTGCACCAAATTCTACCTCAATCTTCTACTTTGATTTAAGATAGAgcttaaaaattgaagaatacaattttttcatcTACTTGTAATGATACTTACTACCAGTATttagtatttaaaatataaattaaaaccaaatatatatttatttaagacATTTTATCCTTAGGAAAAATCAATTACAGTTTTTGTTCATGCTAGCACTTTCAGCCCGGAAGTTTATTTTTTATGCATAGGAAGAAAAACGTTAGAGAAATGTTGAAAGAAACTGTTATATTTGAGAATATAGTTGTAGTAGAGCTGAAGCATTTCTTGCTTGGGGCAAAGACAATAAACACGAAACTATTTATCTCTAAAACATTCATACTAATCTATGTATTTAAAAACATCTAAACAGCTTTGtgtgtaaataaaaatacaaaaaaaaagaacaactttatagtaaatataattatgTGTAAAAATCATTATCATCGGGCTTAAAGTGTTAGATCGATAAATAGATGTACAAGCACTAGTAGTAGTcctaaattttttataatcagTGTCTtcgaaaagaaattttgaaaacatttAGGTGCTgcctttttcttcttatttataattcttcttttttattcagtACTGTAATATATCATTTGGTGCGCAATACAGATGGTTTGTACAGTTATACTGCGTCAAGGCCTAGGGAAATGTTTCACAGCAATTTAAATGAGTAattgaatatcatttttctGCTTGCCTTCAATGTAAAGGGAGAAGGAGTTGTTAAATCACTTATTGAATATTTCAATTAGATTTTGTCTTCATCATGCAAATCTGTATGATGAAGAATCTGTTatgatatataaaaaatatttgcttAATCTCAAAATTATTAACAGTTATACAgtttattttttgttcagattcaaaattttatattataaaaaactgAAAAGAGATTATGCATAATATTTACAAGGACAATTAAAGTATAGCTCTCTTTAAAATACGAACATGTTTAACCAAATCTGTTGTtcctatttatttattctatatacacatatatataaatacatatatagttattatttgtttttcttttttttttttatgtcttAGTAGCGATGGAAGATGATGTGCTCCTTCTTCACAGCCTTTTATTATAGAGCCTAAATCATCATTAAAATATCAAtcatcaataataaaaaaaatcatgaaGTTATAGATAGAAATTATTACCAGTGGTGGGaagaatttgttaattaatgttATATGTAAACCAGTTTTTCCATCAATCGAGTCCTGAGTATCAGTTTGTTATTTACAAGTAGGAcgtataaatattgtaaaaatgtgttgatttatttgtattattattatttatatttattatgttaaTTTTACGAATTTCGACTGTAAGATATTTAACTATCTTATTGTCAATATAACAGTCATATTTGAAATAACATACTGAAATATTCCTTATTTTCTAGTGTTTTTCATAGATTTtgctaaatatttatttgatgaaataattaaatatgttacttatatttattattcattccaTTAACAAAATTCAGGAACTTGATGGAATAACTAGTTTAAAACAATTGCAAGAACCAAGCGCACAATAGATCAGCATATTTATACACTGGTTGATCCTTTTACACGTTCTATATAACACTTTGCAAGCAAGGTGTATAAATATGTCTGGTCAGAACAATAAATATTGTGTGCTTAATATTAAGTATTCTAGATGCGCCCATAATCTTGTAATCTTTATCTAAACATGTTGACAACGTGTAAAGCAAGTTATGCAACTGGTTATTCTTAGATGAGATACTTGTGTAGAGTGCTATATCCTTAAGATTGTTACTATTTGCAAAATATCCATATTGTTTGTTTGTTGTAATGTCGAATCTCATTATGAATCTTGATTGTGTGTGGTGTACTTTGAGCGAAGGACACTGTAAGGGTGTGAACAAGTTCAgattattatgtatttattacgGATTTTTGTTCACACTTTTATGTGAATATACTCTAAATTTCTCACATGCATATATACACGCCgttcttatacatatgtacacatATCCATACATAATATACAGAGGTGTTCTCAAAACTGctgattaaaataaagtatCTGTCTGTTGTAAACTATTGTTGTGTATAACAATTCTGTATTTCTTAGTGTAAACCCAACAACCAAAGTAAACATCTAAGTATTATTTTCAAgaacattttaattttcaccTTGTTGTGTTTAGCTCCTAAATTATATCTCAGTTACTTACTTAACTTAAACAGAAATAAACTGGaggaaatattttatgtaatagAGATAATAATATGTACACAAAGTGGAAAAAATGTCTTGTATACATTTTATGTGTAGCTAATGAGATGACAACTGACTTATTAATGGCTGGATTGGATTCAATGGAAAGAAAACGGCAAGAATACATCAAAGAACTTATCACAACTGAACAAGCATACATAGAGGACATGAGACTGGTTCACGAGgtattatcaaatatttaaaagcaattttctctattttataCTTAAATTTATATCTGACAGATTGATTATATCTTTTCAGGTGTTTGAGAAACCACTTCTTGAAAGTTTAGTTTTAACTGTGGATGAAGTGGATAAGATATTTGTTAATTGGAGAGATATTATTGCCTgcaatgataattttttaaggtatgatattattatacgttatatACAAAAGATAATTATTCATTAGTCGCTATTTTTCAGAACATTAAGAATCCGACGAGATAACAGCGAAGGAGGAATTGTTAGAATGATTGGAGATATTTTGTGCGAAAACGTAAAGAAATACCTTTCcttgtacattttaatattagACTTGCaattttctatatacatatttctttgGTGTTTTAGATTCCAAGAATGTCAGCCTACATTAGATTTTGCAGTTGTCAAATTTCAGCTGCTGTTTATCTTCAAAGATTGACTGAAACAGTACCAGAATTTGTGAAAGTTGCACATACTTGTCAGCAGGATCCACGTACAAAAGGAATGCCCCTaagttcttttttaataaaaccaatgcaaagGATAACGAAATATCCCCTTATTATTGGCAAAGTACCTATTATTTTTgcattattcattttctttcatatttgttatcttattatcaaaattaatttagattttgGAACACACTCCTGCTGATCATCCTGACAGGCAATATCTTCAAGAAGCATTGGCTAAAGCAGAAGAATTTTGTACCCAGGTACAACTCTcactaaatttttcattattataaatcaATCTTATagcattaatttatattttcatcataGGTAAATGAAGGagttagagaaaaagaaaatagtgaTAGATTAGAATGGTTACAAACACATGTGGCTTGTGATGGGCTGGAAGAACaacttatttttaattctttaactAATTCTTTAGGTCCACGAAAACTTCTTCACTTTGGTATACTCCATAAGGtacagaattttaattattaaatttatcctTTTGATACAATAACTTGTATACTGTCTTAGGCAAAAAGTGGCAAAGAACTTGTTGGATTCCTTacaaatgattttttattatttgctcaACCGACGGTTACGAAAAAGTCATTATCCGGTGGACAACAATTCTCATTTGAACGAAACGAACATCAAAAGTTCAAAATGTATAGAAAGGTATTTGATATATGCACATATATCACATGTGTAAGAAAACAAGACTCTTAATCTAATTACTTCTATTTTGCAGCCAAtcttcttaaatgaattatcctTCTTAGGAGAATCAGATACAAATGGGACTGTTGGCTTAAGTTGGGGCGAGTACACTGAAAACTCTTCTAGATTACTTAGGTTGAGGGATCAAAAGAAGCCGATAATATTATTGGCCCCATCTCCAAGTGAATGTTCACTATGGACTAGAAGACTTACAGAAGCAAGGAAAAAGTTTATAGAAAACGAGAAAACACGTTTACAAAGACAACGATCAAGTGAgacatattttcattattttttttttctttttcatatattattatttgttaaaCCGTGAGTCTCTTAATGTACTTGTCCTTATGCCGCTGCACCGATAAAACATATTTTATACTTCGTTAATTActtgacatttaataacatataATGTATGTGAGTAAACAGAGCAGGCGCAGTTTGGAGCGTGTGGCAGAATTCTCGTTACAGTGCTTGAAGGTTTCAATTTAAAGACAATACCTGGTAAGCGAATGTGTACGCTTTAGATGCTTGTTTTCCTTCTGCACGTATCTTCTGCTTGCTTATGTTTGCTTGCTTTTCTATACGAGCTTGAAATAAAAGGAACCAGCACAGTCTCGCGtctaaaaagaggaaaaaaatcaTCGATGATCATTTGTATCAAAATTACGCTATTTAATTGCATGAtgcatttttattaacaaaaatctGGCATGATTATAGCTCGCAGGAGACGACCTGAAGGTAGACTTCGATTAGTAGTTGTGGAAGCTGAAGATATTGTAATAAAGAAAGGTAAAATTTTCTGTTTGCATGTAACTACCTCATAAGTTTATGAATGCCCTTGTAAAGGTGAACTTGGAaataaatacaagattattAGGTTGAGTAATTCAGGAATATTTTATAGCAAGACTTCACTTTTGCTGTTTTCTTACTCTTCGCATGCACCTTCTTTATATCTGTAGtttatacaaaaaattaatcTTTAATGTAGACTTTATATAATAACATTATTATTCTTACACATTGGCTTTGAACTTAACAATGCTTTGCAATTGCAATGTACAAACGCAACTTTTGCCATTCTTAACAGTATGCCCACTAATCTTATTCCGTATAACAATCAGAGTGTTGGTAAACTAAAGAATAAATGAATtaaagaaaatcattttaataGGCAAGTGCAATACATTTTGCAAAGTGAGCATGGGTTCGCAAGAAGAAAGAACGGGCGTGGTGTCAGGGACTGATTGTCCTCTGTGGGATACATCGATGCAGTTCCAAGTAAAGGATTTACTTGAAGATACTTTGTGTATAACAGTTTTCGATAAAGGCTATTATAGTCCAgatggtaaaattaatttttctgcttTAAATACgtacaattataaatttttcatcgtTAAAACAAACGTTATTTATAGAATTCCTTGGTCGAGCGGAAATCAGAGTTGCTGACATAATGAGAGACAGTAGAGATTCCTGTGGACCAATTCAGAAACGCATTCGATTGCACGAAGTTGAAAGAGGCATTGTTGTATTGAAATTAGATCTTATACTGTTTGGCAATCGGTAAAAAGACTGAATTACTTAGATATtatctttttatatttctactCTGTAAGTTCATATTGTAATATAACTAACAAATAGTAATGTACGATCAGTAGAGGTAGAAaccgatttttttttatatgagaatatttattatactttatgTAAAAGATGTCAAAGTAGATATTACTTGATacgcatttttttttaattacaagggACTGGTATCCAGTGTAATCCTGGAAGTTAActcataagaaaaatatttagtttATACATCATATACATTGTATAGAATTCCATTGAATCGTTTAAATTCTTGTCAACGTAcagtattattgttattgttataatatttatagtatGTAAgtgaaaaacatttatttttttatataaaaacatGTACAAAATGTTAGATGGGCATTAGTATGAATAAAAGGGCATGTAACGAATAACTGAAAAATCATTTATGAATATAGTTGCAATTATTAACAACAGTAGTTTCAATACATTGATGGATTTAAAGCGAAATAAATAATGTATACATTATTTATGCTGACTGATGTGTGAAAATGTTTGAGATATCTAATATGAACAGGATACAAATCTACATATACAaaacatgaaaatttataatatataggtgaaattttataaattactatatgTAGCCTATCGATaaagtatataaattaatataaatataacattTCTCGGTATTTCTTTGCGATCGTGTTTAAGAGGATTACATGCAAAGTGGTGCAAATACTACTTCATTATTAActgatataaaatattatattattagtaaGTATAGTAATTAGCAAGTATTAAATACTTGCACCTCGTtgcatttaaccctttgcttgAAGCTTAACGATTCAGAATCATCAAAGGATGTAGATGTAGATGTTCAGACTTATAATTAATTTGTTGCCCCTCCCAAAGAAGACAACAAATCGCCCCAGTCACCAGTGTACGAAGTCTCGAAACATTTAGTTCTTCCTTTGAAACAACGTTCCATTCAGCATTATTCTAATACTAAGATCCTCGTCGTGACTTAATTCAGAACCAAGTCGACCTATCTTTGAGAGAATAACAATGCCAAGAAGACCGTGAGAACAGTCAACGAAATATTCGAAACTAAGCTTATCATGAAGAAGTTTCTCTTCATCAAACCGTCGAATTAACAGATTGCTGAACAGACGTGACTGCCTCTGAATTATCATCGCCGGATTCCCTACGTTCTGCTCGGTCCTCGTCTTGCGTTGGAAACTCATAAATCGGTTTGAATCCACCGAACAACTGCGGTTTGAAATTCTCAACATCGAATTCGCTCTTCTCTGTCTGAGACTCTTCCGTGTCCGAGGGATTCTCCAAGGAGTCGCGATCCTCGTCCGATTTCCTGTTCGCAGCAGGTTCCACCATAACAACGCTCCAGCCATTCTTCGAAGGTGCTTCCGCGCTTACGCTGGCGACGAACGGTGCCATGAAATTCTGCGGGGACGGTGCTGAACTCGAGGAACTAGATGGTTGTTGAGAAGGTAAGAGAACCGGCTTCGGCTCGTTTTTCTCGCTCTTTGAATTATCCTCCTCGTCCCGTACATCTACGTCCAGTCGATGAGATGCTTGCGCCGTTGGCGTGTAAACAAAAGCGATCGGCGTCGAGGACGGAGGAGATGGACCACGATAGAGGGTCGCTGATATTACCTCGTTCTTCCTCGCCGGGAAAGGTACAAAGTCCTGCAAGTACGGTATAACGTTCACGCTCGAATCCTTTTCATCTTTCTCTTCGTTACTCTCTTTGGTAGAGTCCTCTTGTCTCTGATCACTAGGCACCAACAGTGGTGTCTCCCTCATGCCAGTGACAAGAATCGAAGGATCAGGACGTTCCAGGGGATACGGAAAGTCGGATGCGACAGGACGGCTGTTGAACATATTCTGAACAATTGGACCTGATTCTTCGTTCATCTCTTGCTCCTCGTTGTCCTGAAGAAGCGTCTCCGGTGGTAGAGGTCGATGAGGACCCCGAGTTCCAACTACCACGCTCTCGTCCTTCTCCCTGGAATCATCAGGGTGTATATTTACCGCGGTGTTCACGGGATAAACCACGTAAACCGGTGGCTCGGCAATCGTTTCACGCTCGTCGAACTTTCTCCTGTCCGCATCCTGGTCGGTCAGAATCCTCTCCGACTCGTCGTTGGTGTTCGTACCTGTTGACGAAGGATTAGACTCTGTATTGTCTTCTTCGAATTCTCCATGGTGCTGGATCATTTGAAGAGTAGCCACGTGCGGCGGATCCGCGGTTCTACGTTTCGGAAATATCGGTGGTCTTGGAGGAAGTTGAGGCGGTTCCTCCGAGTAACGTTCCGATCTCTCCTCCTCTTCCAGTCGCAGTTTCTGACTGGACAATCGTTGCGCCAACTTGACGTCGTCCTCGCCTCTGGAGGTGGCCGGTATCGGCGGAGGGCGAAACCTTTTTACGGTTGGCTCCGGCTCTCGAGGAGGTATCACGTTCTCGGTTTTAGTTGAAGCTGCGGCAGCAAGTCGAAGCGCGTGAATCGGTGGCGGCGGAGGGTTTAACCTTTGAAGATAGGACGGCGGTGGAGGAAGAGGTCTTCTGGTAGGTGGATGAGATTGCACGGGTTGCCTTATCCTGGTGGATGGATAAGTTTGACCAGCAGGAATGGTACCGATGCTTTCCGATCCTCGATGACCGTGAGACGTTTTAGCGTTTGGCCGAAACTGTGGAAGAATATTAGGCAAATTAGTGTCAGGGGAGTAAGGACGTCTTCTTATCCCTACTGCTTccgaaggaggaggaggaggtgggaAAGCAGGCGAGGGTGGTTGCTTTCCACGCGGTGGTATCGGAAGCCTTTGAGGTCTGGGATGATCAGGTCTCGCTGTACCGCCATGATGGTAATGGTAATGGAACTGTGGAGGTGGTCTTGGTCGCTCGGTTGGTGGAGTCAAGTCTTCTGAAAGTTGTGGAAGATGTTCTTCGTTAAGCACAGGCGGATTCACCCTAACAGGTTTTTTCGTTGTAGAAGAAGCGGTGATCTCGTGTACAGTGCCATCGGCTTCGTTTATAACGACGATATGCTCCTCGACCGGCTGTTTGGGTTCGTCTTTAGGAAACACTACAAAGTTTACGTCTTTATCGTCCTTCTTATCGTCTGCCTGTTCCATAAGCACGGTACCCTTCACGAATGAATTCTGAGGCCTGGAAGGTTCTATCTCGTTGCCTAACTTCTGGCTGGCAGAGGGATTTGGTTGTCGCCAAGCTTGGGGAGCATAGTTAGGATTGTTCTCCAGGACAGATACCGAAGGCAAACCAATGGTACCCAGGTGATCCGTTTGTGGATCATAGTTGCCTTTATCGGATGGGACACCGTAGAGAGGTCGAAAGGAGGTATCAATTCCAGGGGAACCAACATAGGGATTCTCTCCAATAGCCGTGCCCACTGAATAATATCCCCCTTCGACGTTTTGTCGATTCCCAAGAACGAAAGATACCGTATCCTGATCAGGTGGTATGACGATATTACTGGTGCTCTCTACTACGTATCCTCCGCTCAATCCACTTGGTCTCTGTCCAACAATGGGATTTGGTCGATAATTTTGGTTAACAATAACGTTGTCCGCGATACCCTGTTTTCGGTTATCGTTTTCAAAACCCGATGGGAATCGAGGATCGTTATCCAAAGGCATGGATGTTACCGGACGTTGCGGCAGTGCTTGAAACGGTACCGAATTTGTTTGATAAGTGTTCTCTTGAAGCACCGACGAAGAATGCGTGCTGGATGCTGATGGAGTTGCTGTGCTTGTAACAGCAGTGGTAGACACAGGAGTTTCTGGGGTACCAACAGTTGTTCCTGTCACGTTTGAAATAGTGGACGTTGTCGCAGGTAATGTACTGGTCTTGACGATCTCGTTGGTCGAGTCTTTTACTGGAACGTAATCATCTCCATCGTTCATTTCGTAATCTTCGTAACTATCCATATACTCTTCGTGTTGCATAGAAGGCTTCGTCTGAGGATCCCGATTATGCATTATGTTATTCGTTCCCTGATGACGATTATTATACATGGTAGCCTGAAGTTTCTCTATTGGAAGAATATCCTCGTAGTCGTCCAACTGACCTACGAATCGTTTAGTGGTACTTGGAGGCTTCCAAGTGGTTACAACGGGCGCCTTCGTAGAAACGGATGCAGTGCTACTCGGTGGAGGAGGAGTAGTCGTGGTCGTGGTAGTAGTCGTAGTTGTCGTGCTAGTTGTTACAGGCTTGGGAGTGGTAGTAGTGGTAGTGGTAGTGGTAGTAGACGACGATGTGGTTCTTGGAGTAGTATTAGTCGTCGTGGTGGTTGCAGAGGTCGTTTTAGATACATACGGTTTTCTCGTATGATAGTAGGCCACAGTTTCTCCGTGATAAGGTTTATGATTATAGGTGCTGTAGCTGTTTGAGCCACTTTGTACTTTCGTGTTCGCGTAGGAGCTCGATATCAATGGGTACTTGTCCTTGCCGTACTTGTCAGAAGAATAATGAACAGGTAGATTGAGGAAATCGTGAAAATTTGGCGAATACGGATTGATTTCGTTAGGGCTAACATCGACGGTCTCTTTGTTCTCCGCATTCTTCTTTGTATCCtcgtttgaaaattctttatcGTCTGGTTGTTCCTCGTCGTTCACCGGTACCTGATAACGACTGGTGTAGTTTAACGCTTTCACGGGCGGTGCCTTCTCGAAGTCGATTTTCCCAGTGATCGGATCCTTCTCCAGGGAGAACGGTCTGCCACCGTTGAAGGCGAAAGGATACGGAAGATGATAACGAGGCGCTTCCTCGTCGTTGGACGTCGACAGGGCAACGGTGCTCCCTTCTGCGTCGAGATCCAGGTCAAGGTCATCCAGCTGCGCCGTCCTTGCCAAAGTCGGAGAAGATTCCATCTCTTCCAGTAGAGACTTCGGCGGACCGTTGTCCATGTGTCCGCCCATCAGGTACTCCGAGGAAACGCTGGCCACAAAGGCCAGAGCAATCATCAGGGTCCATGGATTGGGTTGCATCTTTCTTGTCATATCTGAAAATAtatcgtttattatttaattatactcgtcagaaaattttcattgattttaaatctgtttctttttttcttcctcataATTTTAAGGTCAACGACACTTCAGTTGATATTTATGGAGGTGAGACAGTTATGTAGATGTGCCGCTATATTGAATCGCGTTTCACGAATGTTTTTTTTCTCAACTTACAAACGTGTCGAATGGTAAAGTAAAAGGCCGGAAAAGAGTTTCGTCCCTTGTGTCCTACATTTAATATATCTGGACCTGCTTTCAAACGTGCATGCGGGATACGTGTACGGTTCACGATACGCCCACCGGAATCGTGCTATACACCAACGATGTTACTGTAAACGCGTCAGCAGTACGCCTCTTGCATCATTGTTGTCGAAtatgaattgaaattaattaactggTCGCTAGGCAAGCTTATTTCAACCATCAATTTGAAGttatatattttcattgtttctaACATTGTTTTGAGTATATCCAAATTGattgatataaatttaaatgtatAAAAAGTATATTTGGTCACAATTAACGGATCTCCTTTGATTGTAAAGAATCATCCTCACAATGGAATGATAAACAGGGACAAGTTGGTACATCTTTCATCGAGCGGAATCGCGTTCCAACGCCTAACGGGTTCCTCAttctctccctctttttctCTCCACACTCTCCTGTTCCTCAGCTGTGCTTCTTCCGTGACATTCCAGTAACTTTTGTCGAGGTTGTGCCACAATCTCGATCGCTGTATTTGGCATTAGCATTTCGTTACTCGCACTTTCGAGGGAGCTTTCATTGTCACAGATCGGTGCTTTGTCACCGGTGAACATTTCCGGGAATACGTTTCCACCGCGTTTCGCTACATTCTCATCTGATTAATTTATATTCTTGTACGCGATACAATATATGGCTATCTGTGACGATCAACTGCTATTAAGCACACTTTCATCGAGTTCTAGTCTCTGATTCCTCGGTTCAGAGACCCCTGAAGACGTTCAAGGTCCTCGCTGGTCCATATTATCATAATAATATTCGTTTCTAGCGTGTGTCCGTGACCGTGACCGGCTACGTCGTTTCCTAACTCGGTGACTGGTACACGAAACAGAAACGTTCTGTGTACTGTTGGTCAGAATGACCCACTTCGACGCTCGTTTCGGGGTTTCATACTCGAGAGTAGTTTCGGCTACAGGCTCGTGAATCATTCGCTTTTCCGTGACCAATACCAGGGAAGGAACGTTTGTTCCTGGAATTCATGTGCGacctctttttcttctcttctgccATCTGAATATTCAGACGGTCACTCCGTTAACAATGGTACCTTAGAATTTGTTGTATGCAGTTTTATAagcagaaatttgaaattatactttattGTTGATGAATTAAAATTACCATGAGATTCTCAGTGACTCAACAATTTCTTTCCTGTTCCTTTTCTCTAGTCTCTTAAATGGTTCCATTACACTTCCTTCCAATTATCATAGTATCTTCAACGACTTAGAAATTCTTCACAgatttctcctttccttttctcgCTCACAAGCAATACAATTTCCAGTT is drawn from Osmia lignaria lignaria isolate PbOS001 chromosome 14, iyOsmLign1, whole genome shotgun sequence and contains these coding sequences:
- the LOC117607257 gene encoding uncharacterized protein LOC117607257 isoform X1, producing MRNPLGVGTRFRSMKDVPTCPCLSFHYMTRKMQPNPWTLMIALAFVASVSSEYLMGGHMDNGPPKSLLEEMESSPTLARTAQLDDLDLDLDAEGSTVALSTSNDEEAPRYHLPYPFAFNGGRPFSLEKDPITGKIDFEKAPPVKALNYTSRYQVPVNDEEQPDDKEFSNEDTKKNAENKETVDVSPNEINPYSPNFHDFLNLPVHYSSDKYGKDKYPLISSSYANTKVQSGSNSYSTYNHKPYHGETVAYYHTRKPYVSKTTSATTTTTNTTPRTTSSSTTTTTTTTTTPKPVTTSTTTTTTTTTTTTPPPPSSTASVSTKAPVVTTWKPPSTTKRFVGQLDDYEDILPIEKLQATMYNNRHQGTNNIMHNRDPQTKPSMQHEEYMDSYEDYEMNDGDDYVPVKDSTNEIVKTSTLPATTSTISNVTGTTVGTPETPVSTTAVTSTATPSASSTHSSSVLQENTYQTNSVPFQALPQRPVTSMPLDNDPRFPSGFENDNRKQGIADNVIVNQNYRPNPIVGQRPSGLSGGYVVESTSNIVIPPDQDTVSFVLGNRQNVEGGYYSVGTAIGENPYVGSPGIDTSFRPLYGVPSDKGNYDPQTDHLGTIGLPSVSVLENNPNYAPQAWRQPNPSASQKLGNEIEPSRPQNSFVKGTVLMEQADDKKDDKDVNFVVFPKDEPKQPVEEHIVVINEADGTVHEITASSTTKKPVRVNPPVLNEEHLPQLSEDLTPPTERPRPPPQFHYHYHHGGTARPDHPRPQRLPIPPRGKQPPSPAFPPPPPPSEAVGIRRRPYSPDTNLPNILPQFRPNAKTSHGHRGSESIGTIPAGQTYPSTRIRQPVQSHPPTRRPLPPPPSYLQRLNPPPPPIHALRLAAAASTKTENVIPPREPEPTVKRFRPPPIPATSRGEDDVKLAQRLSSQKLRLEEEERSERYSEEPPQLPPRPPIFPKRRTADPPHVATLQMIQHHGEFEEDNTESNPSSTGTNTNDESERILTDQDADRRKFDERETIAEPPVYVVYPVNTAVNIHPDDSREKDESVVVGTRGPHRPLPPETLLQDNEEQEMNEESGPIVQNMFNSRPVASDFPYPLERPDPSILVTGMRETPLLVPSDQRQEDSTKESNEEKDEKDSSVNVIPYLQDFVPFPARKNEVISATLYRGPSPPSSTPIAFVYTPTAQASHRLDVDVRDEEDNSKSEKNEPKPVLLPSQQPSSSSSSAPSPQNFMAPFVASVSAEAPSKNGWSVVMVEPAANRKSDEDRDSLENPSDTEESQTEKSEFDVENFKPQLFGGFKPIYEFPTQDEDRAERRESGDDNSEAVTSVQQSVNSTV